The following are encoded in a window of Acinonyx jubatus isolate Ajub_Pintada_27869175 chromosome D4, VMU_Ajub_asm_v1.0, whole genome shotgun sequence genomic DNA:
- the SH2D3C gene encoding SH2 domain-containing protein 3C isoform X3, whose product MHLLSTYFMPGNLMCINSAEAQKGCMRSAQFSKEKYILDSSPEKLHKELEEELKLSSTDLRSHAWYHGRIPREVSETLVQRNGDFLIRDSLTSLGDYVLTCRWRNQALHFKINKVVVKAGESYTHIQYLFEQESFDHVPALVRYHVGSRKAVSEQSGAIIYCPVNRTFPLRYLEACYGLGQGSGKAAGPASPSGPKGSHMKRRSVTMTDGLTADKVTRSDGCPTSTSLPHPRESIRNCALSMDQIPDLHSPMSPISESPSSPAYSTVTRVHAAPAAPSATVLPASPVTRRSSEPQLCPGSAPKPPGESDKGPYASPSHTLCKASPSPSLSSYSDPDSGHYCQLQPPVRGSREWAAAEASSQQARSYGERLKELSENGAPEGDWGRAFTVPIVEATSSFNPATFQSLLIPKDNRPLEVGLLRKVKELLAEVDARTLARHVTKVDCLVARILGVTKEMQTLMGVRWGMELLTLPHGRQLRLDLLERFHTMSIMLAVDILGCTGSAEERAALLHKTIQLAAELRGTMGNMFSFAAVMGALDMAQIARLEQTWVTLRQRHTEGAILYEKKLKPFLKSLNEGKEGPPLSNTTFPHVLPLITLLECDSAPAEGPEPWGSTEHGVEVILAHLEAARTVAHHGGLYHTNAEVKLQGFQARPELLEVFSTEFQMRLLWGSQGASSNQARRYEKFDKVLTALSHKLEPAVRSSEL is encoded by the exons atgcatttactgagcacttacttcATGCCTGGCAACTTAATGTGCATCAACTCAGCCGAGGCTCAGAAGGGTTGTATGAGGTCAGCACAG TTCTCCAAGGAGAAGTACATCCTGGACTCCTCACCCGAGAAACTGCACAAGGAATTGGAGGAGGAACTCAAACTCAGCAGCACAGATCTCCGCAGCCATGCCTGGTACCATGGCCGCATCCCCCGTGAG GTATCAGAGACCCTGGTGCAGCGCAATGGCGACTTCCTCATCCGGGACTCACTCACCAGCCTGGGTGACTATGTCCTCACCTGCCGCTGGCGCAACCAGGCCTTGCACTTCAAGATCAACAAGGTCGTGGTGAAGGCGGGTGAGAGCTACACCCACATCCAGTACCTGTTTGAGCAGGAGAGCTTCGACCACGTGCCCGCCCTCGTGCGGTACCACGTGGGCAGTCGCAAGGCTGTGTCCGAACAGAGCGGGGCCATCATCTACTGCCCCGTCAATCGCACCTTCCCGCTGCGCTACCTGGAGGCCTGCTATGGCTTGGGCCAGGGCAGTGGCAAGGCTGCTGGCCCCGCCAGCCCCTCGGGCCCCAAGGGCAGCCACATGAAGCGGCGCAGTGTCACCATGACTGACGGGCTCACCGCCGACAAGGTCACCCGTAGCGATGGCTGCCCCACCAG CACATCACTGCCCCACCCCCGGGAATCCATCCGCAACTGTGCCCTCAGCATGGACCAGATCCCAGACCTGCACTCGCCCATGTCTCCCATCTCTGAGAGTCCCAGCTCCCCCGCCTACAGTACTG TGACCCGTGTCCACGCCGCCCCTGCAGCTCCCTCTGCCACAGTGCTGCCTGCCTCCCCTGTCACCCGCCGCTCCAGTGAACCCCAGCTGTGTCCTGGAAGTGCCCCAAAGCCCCCTGGGGAATCGGACAAGGGCCCTTATGCCAGTCCCTCCCACACGCTCTGCAAGGCCTCCCCATCACCGTCGCTTAGCAGCTACAGTGACCCGGACTCTGGCCATTACTGCCAGCTCCAGCCTCCTGTCCGTGGCAGCCGAGAGTGGGCAGCGGCTGAGGCCTCCAGCCAGCAGGCCAGGAGCTACGGGGAGAGGCTAAAGGAACTGTCAGAAAATGGGGCCCCTGAGGGGGACTGGGGCAGGGCCTTCACGGTCCCCATTGTGGAAGCCACCTCTTCCTTCAACCCAGCCACCTTCCAGTCCCTACTGATCCCCAAGGATAACCGGCCACTGGAGGTGGGCCTCCTGCGCAAGGTCAAGGAGCTGCTAGCAGAGGTGGATGCCCGGACGCTGGCCCGGCACGTCACCAAAGTTGACTGCCTG GTTGCTAGGATACTGGGCGTTACCAAGGAGATGCAGACCCTAATGGGAGTCCGCTGGGGCATGGAACTGCTCACCCTCCCCCATGGCCGGCAGCTACGACTAGACCTGCTGGAAAG GTTCCACACCATGTCCATCATGCTGGCCGTGGACATCCTGGGCTGCACGGGCTCCGCCGAGGAGCGGGCAGCGCTTCTGCACAAGACCATCCAGCTGGCGGCGGAACTTCGGGGGACCATGGGCAACATGTTCAGCTTCGCTGCGGTCATGGGCGCCCTGGATATGGCTCAG ATTGCCCGGCTGGAGCAGACATGGGTGACCCTTCGGCAGCGACACACAGAGGGTGCCATCCTCTATGAGAAGAAGCTCAAGCCATTTCTCAAGAGCCTCAACGAGGGCAAAG aaGGCCCACCGCTGAGCAACACCACGTTTCCCCATGTGCTGCCGCTCATCACGCTGCTGGAATGTGACTCAGCCCCTGCTGAGGGCCCTGAGCCCTGGGGCAGCACAGAGCACGGTGTGGAGGTGATCCTGGCCCACCTGGAGGCTGCCCGAACAGTGGCACACCACGGAGGCCTGTATCACACCAACGCTGAGGTCAAGCTGCAAG GGTTCCAGGCCCGGCCAGAGCTCCTGGAGGTGTTCAGCACTGAGTTCCAGATGCGCCTCCTCTGGGGCAGCCAGGGCGCCAGCAGCAACCAGGCCCGGCGCTATGAGAAGTTTGACAAGGTCCTCACTGCCCTGTCCCACAAACTGGAGCCTGCTGTCCGCTCCAGCGAGCTGTGA
- the SH2D3C gene encoding SH2 domain-containing protein 3C isoform X4, translated as MTAVGRRCPSLGPRGAAGEPEAGGDYVKFSKEKYILDSSPEKLHKELEEELKLSSTDLRSHAWYHGRIPREVSETLVQRNGDFLIRDSLTSLGDYVLTCRWRNQALHFKINKVVVKAGESYTHIQYLFEQESFDHVPALVRYHVGSRKAVSEQSGAIIYCPVNRTFPLRYLEACYGLGQGSGKAAGPASPSGPKGSHMKRRSVTMTDGLTADKVTRSDGCPTSTSLPHPRESIRNCALSMDQIPDLHSPMSPISESPSSPAYSTVTRVHAAPAAPSATVLPASPVTRRSSEPQLCPGSAPKPPGESDKGPYASPSHTLCKASPSPSLSSYSDPDSGHYCQLQPPVRGSREWAAAEASSQQARSYGERLKELSENGAPEGDWGRAFTVPIVEATSSFNPATFQSLLIPKDNRPLEVGLLRKVKELLAEVDARTLARHVTKVDCLVARILGVTKEMQTLMGVRWGMELLTLPHGRQLRLDLLERFHTMSIMLAVDILGCTGSAEERAALLHKTIQLAAELRGTMGNMFSFAAVMGALDMAQIARLEQTWVTLRQRHTEGAILYEKKLKPFLKSLNEGKEGPPLSNTTFPHVLPLITLLECDSAPAEGPEPWGSTEHGVEVILAHLEAARTVAHHGGLYHTNAEVKLQGFQARPELLEVFSTEFQMRLLWGSQGASSNQARRYEKFDKVLTALSHKLEPAVRSSEL; from the exons TTCTCCAAGGAGAAGTACATCCTGGACTCCTCACCCGAGAAACTGCACAAGGAATTGGAGGAGGAACTCAAACTCAGCAGCACAGATCTCCGCAGCCATGCCTGGTACCATGGCCGCATCCCCCGTGAG GTATCAGAGACCCTGGTGCAGCGCAATGGCGACTTCCTCATCCGGGACTCACTCACCAGCCTGGGTGACTATGTCCTCACCTGCCGCTGGCGCAACCAGGCCTTGCACTTCAAGATCAACAAGGTCGTGGTGAAGGCGGGTGAGAGCTACACCCACATCCAGTACCTGTTTGAGCAGGAGAGCTTCGACCACGTGCCCGCCCTCGTGCGGTACCACGTGGGCAGTCGCAAGGCTGTGTCCGAACAGAGCGGGGCCATCATCTACTGCCCCGTCAATCGCACCTTCCCGCTGCGCTACCTGGAGGCCTGCTATGGCTTGGGCCAGGGCAGTGGCAAGGCTGCTGGCCCCGCCAGCCCCTCGGGCCCCAAGGGCAGCCACATGAAGCGGCGCAGTGTCACCATGACTGACGGGCTCACCGCCGACAAGGTCACCCGTAGCGATGGCTGCCCCACCAG CACATCACTGCCCCACCCCCGGGAATCCATCCGCAACTGTGCCCTCAGCATGGACCAGATCCCAGACCTGCACTCGCCCATGTCTCCCATCTCTGAGAGTCCCAGCTCCCCCGCCTACAGTACTG TGACCCGTGTCCACGCCGCCCCTGCAGCTCCCTCTGCCACAGTGCTGCCTGCCTCCCCTGTCACCCGCCGCTCCAGTGAACCCCAGCTGTGTCCTGGAAGTGCCCCAAAGCCCCCTGGGGAATCGGACAAGGGCCCTTATGCCAGTCCCTCCCACACGCTCTGCAAGGCCTCCCCATCACCGTCGCTTAGCAGCTACAGTGACCCGGACTCTGGCCATTACTGCCAGCTCCAGCCTCCTGTCCGTGGCAGCCGAGAGTGGGCAGCGGCTGAGGCCTCCAGCCAGCAGGCCAGGAGCTACGGGGAGAGGCTAAAGGAACTGTCAGAAAATGGGGCCCCTGAGGGGGACTGGGGCAGGGCCTTCACGGTCCCCATTGTGGAAGCCACCTCTTCCTTCAACCCAGCCACCTTCCAGTCCCTACTGATCCCCAAGGATAACCGGCCACTGGAGGTGGGCCTCCTGCGCAAGGTCAAGGAGCTGCTAGCAGAGGTGGATGCCCGGACGCTGGCCCGGCACGTCACCAAAGTTGACTGCCTG GTTGCTAGGATACTGGGCGTTACCAAGGAGATGCAGACCCTAATGGGAGTCCGCTGGGGCATGGAACTGCTCACCCTCCCCCATGGCCGGCAGCTACGACTAGACCTGCTGGAAAG GTTCCACACCATGTCCATCATGCTGGCCGTGGACATCCTGGGCTGCACGGGCTCCGCCGAGGAGCGGGCAGCGCTTCTGCACAAGACCATCCAGCTGGCGGCGGAACTTCGGGGGACCATGGGCAACATGTTCAGCTTCGCTGCGGTCATGGGCGCCCTGGATATGGCTCAG ATTGCCCGGCTGGAGCAGACATGGGTGACCCTTCGGCAGCGACACACAGAGGGTGCCATCCTCTATGAGAAGAAGCTCAAGCCATTTCTCAAGAGCCTCAACGAGGGCAAAG aaGGCCCACCGCTGAGCAACACCACGTTTCCCCATGTGCTGCCGCTCATCACGCTGCTGGAATGTGACTCAGCCCCTGCTGAGGGCCCTGAGCCCTGGGGCAGCACAGAGCACGGTGTGGAGGTGATCCTGGCCCACCTGGAGGCTGCCCGAACAGTGGCACACCACGGAGGCCTGTATCACACCAACGCTGAGGTCAAGCTGCAAG GGTTCCAGGCCCGGCCAGAGCTCCTGGAGGTGTTCAGCACTGAGTTCCAGATGCGCCTCCTCTGGGGCAGCCAGGGCGCCAGCAGCAACCAGGCCCGGCGCTATGAGAAGTTTGACAAGGTCCTCACTGCCCTGTCCCACAAACTGGAGCCTGCTGTCCGCTCCAGCGAGCTGTGA
- the SH2D3C gene encoding SH2 domain-containing protein 3C isoform X2, whose amino-acid sequence MAPSPPLAGRRVGSPRPASPLLPRQGDEVIAPPRGTRSRCPARSVPAPLPRRPPPPAPAWPRTPGPTMTERCSLWSALSAAACCFYRGSFVQVQFSKEKYILDSSPEKLHKELEEELKLSSTDLRSHAWYHGRIPREVSETLVQRNGDFLIRDSLTSLGDYVLTCRWRNQALHFKINKVVVKAGESYTHIQYLFEQESFDHVPALVRYHVGSRKAVSEQSGAIIYCPVNRTFPLRYLEACYGLGQGSGKAAGPASPSGPKGSHMKRRSVTMTDGLTADKVTRSDGCPTSTSLPHPRESIRNCALSMDQIPDLHSPMSPISESPSSPAYSTVTRVHAAPAAPSATVLPASPVTRRSSEPQLCPGSAPKPPGESDKGPYASPSHTLCKASPSPSLSSYSDPDSGHYCQLQPPVRGSREWAAAEASSQQARSYGERLKELSENGAPEGDWGRAFTVPIVEATSSFNPATFQSLLIPKDNRPLEVGLLRKVKELLAEVDARTLARHVTKVDCLVARILGVTKEMQTLMGVRWGMELLTLPHGRQLRLDLLERFHTMSIMLAVDILGCTGSAEERAALLHKTIQLAAELRGTMGNMFSFAAVMGALDMAQIARLEQTWVTLRQRHTEGAILYEKKLKPFLKSLNEGKEGPPLSNTTFPHVLPLITLLECDSAPAEGPEPWGSTEHGVEVILAHLEAARTVAHHGGLYHTNAEVKLQGFQARPELLEVFSTEFQMRLLWGSQGASSNQARRYEKFDKVLTALSHKLEPAVRSSEL is encoded by the exons atggccccctcccctcccctggccgGCCGGAGGGTGGGGtctccccgccccgcctccccgctCCTCCCCCGCCAAGGCGATGAGGTAATCGCGCCGCCGAGAGGCACGCGCAGCCGGTGCCCAGCCCGGTCGGTCCCCGCGCCCCTGCCCCGCCGGCCGCCGCCCCCCGCACCGGCCTGGCCCCGGACGCCCGGCCCCACCATGACCGAGCGGTGCAGCCTGTGGAGCGCCCTGTCGGCCGCCGCCTGCTGCTTCTACCGCGGCTCCTTCGTGCAGGTGCAG TTCTCCAAGGAGAAGTACATCCTGGACTCCTCACCCGAGAAACTGCACAAGGAATTGGAGGAGGAACTCAAACTCAGCAGCACAGATCTCCGCAGCCATGCCTGGTACCATGGCCGCATCCCCCGTGAG GTATCAGAGACCCTGGTGCAGCGCAATGGCGACTTCCTCATCCGGGACTCACTCACCAGCCTGGGTGACTATGTCCTCACCTGCCGCTGGCGCAACCAGGCCTTGCACTTCAAGATCAACAAGGTCGTGGTGAAGGCGGGTGAGAGCTACACCCACATCCAGTACCTGTTTGAGCAGGAGAGCTTCGACCACGTGCCCGCCCTCGTGCGGTACCACGTGGGCAGTCGCAAGGCTGTGTCCGAACAGAGCGGGGCCATCATCTACTGCCCCGTCAATCGCACCTTCCCGCTGCGCTACCTGGAGGCCTGCTATGGCTTGGGCCAGGGCAGTGGCAAGGCTGCTGGCCCCGCCAGCCCCTCGGGCCCCAAGGGCAGCCACATGAAGCGGCGCAGTGTCACCATGACTGACGGGCTCACCGCCGACAAGGTCACCCGTAGCGATGGCTGCCCCACCAG CACATCACTGCCCCACCCCCGGGAATCCATCCGCAACTGTGCCCTCAGCATGGACCAGATCCCAGACCTGCACTCGCCCATGTCTCCCATCTCTGAGAGTCCCAGCTCCCCCGCCTACAGTACTG TGACCCGTGTCCACGCCGCCCCTGCAGCTCCCTCTGCCACAGTGCTGCCTGCCTCCCCTGTCACCCGCCGCTCCAGTGAACCCCAGCTGTGTCCTGGAAGTGCCCCAAAGCCCCCTGGGGAATCGGACAAGGGCCCTTATGCCAGTCCCTCCCACACGCTCTGCAAGGCCTCCCCATCACCGTCGCTTAGCAGCTACAGTGACCCGGACTCTGGCCATTACTGCCAGCTCCAGCCTCCTGTCCGTGGCAGCCGAGAGTGGGCAGCGGCTGAGGCCTCCAGCCAGCAGGCCAGGAGCTACGGGGAGAGGCTAAAGGAACTGTCAGAAAATGGGGCCCCTGAGGGGGACTGGGGCAGGGCCTTCACGGTCCCCATTGTGGAAGCCACCTCTTCCTTCAACCCAGCCACCTTCCAGTCCCTACTGATCCCCAAGGATAACCGGCCACTGGAGGTGGGCCTCCTGCGCAAGGTCAAGGAGCTGCTAGCAGAGGTGGATGCCCGGACGCTGGCCCGGCACGTCACCAAAGTTGACTGCCTG GTTGCTAGGATACTGGGCGTTACCAAGGAGATGCAGACCCTAATGGGAGTCCGCTGGGGCATGGAACTGCTCACCCTCCCCCATGGCCGGCAGCTACGACTAGACCTGCTGGAAAG GTTCCACACCATGTCCATCATGCTGGCCGTGGACATCCTGGGCTGCACGGGCTCCGCCGAGGAGCGGGCAGCGCTTCTGCACAAGACCATCCAGCTGGCGGCGGAACTTCGGGGGACCATGGGCAACATGTTCAGCTTCGCTGCGGTCATGGGCGCCCTGGATATGGCTCAG ATTGCCCGGCTGGAGCAGACATGGGTGACCCTTCGGCAGCGACACACAGAGGGTGCCATCCTCTATGAGAAGAAGCTCAAGCCATTTCTCAAGAGCCTCAACGAGGGCAAAG aaGGCCCACCGCTGAGCAACACCACGTTTCCCCATGTGCTGCCGCTCATCACGCTGCTGGAATGTGACTCAGCCCCTGCTGAGGGCCCTGAGCCCTGGGGCAGCACAGAGCACGGTGTGGAGGTGATCCTGGCCCACCTGGAGGCTGCCCGAACAGTGGCACACCACGGAGGCCTGTATCACACCAACGCTGAGGTCAAGCTGCAAG GGTTCCAGGCCCGGCCAGAGCTCCTGGAGGTGTTCAGCACTGAGTTCCAGATGCGCCTCCTCTGGGGCAGCCAGGGCGCCAGCAGCAACCAGGCCCGGCGCTATGAGAAGTTTGACAAGGTCCTCACTGCCCTGTCCCACAAACTGGAGCCTGCTGTCCGCTCCAGCGAGCTGTGA